The sequence TCGATCACTCGGCGTATGTGAAGGAAACttcgacagttccggtggtgaataacgtccgcactggcggtgccctacatacccaaagcgctttcttcttcttcgagtgccgaggtcagtcCGACGATCCCGGTAGGCCCCGACGACCTGAGGCCAAACCCTGCTCACTGCGCTGGATATCGACGCTTAATCGCTGATCTATCTACGCTTCAGCTCCGACAGTATTTGCGTAATTACTCTACTTATCGCATTCCATGTGTCTtcttcgtgacacattcgctctgcgatgttgacCGAGAATACCACGTGATCTGGAGTCTCATCTACGTTGATAAACGCCGGGAaaaatggcgatgacgcatggttACACCGGTgcagatattggcggaaacaggACAGGAACACTGTGTAACGTAAAATTTCACCTGTCCATGCTCTCTGCTCACCCACATTAACATATTGGGGATAacccggtgggtccaccttccactATCCGCATTGTATCCTCCGATGGCAATCTACATCCGCGGAATCACTTTTAGTTGCTGGGTAGGGAGGAGAATCGTGGAAGAAGTTGGGAATCGATATCAATAGACGGTCAAGAAACAGCTGCTCCAATACTGTGTGTGATCCCATGAAATTGCAGTCGAGTGATATATTTTACCGTGGTACGTCATGGAACTCTTTTTAAATATTGTCATGTCTTTCCCAGTTCTCATGCAAGTTGGTTGCGATAGTGCTACATTACGCTTGGCTAGCGTCATTCGCGTGGACTACAGTAGACTGTGTGCATTTGTATCGTATGTTGACAGAAATGCGCGATATTAACCATGGTCCCATGGGTTTCTATTACACGCTTGGATATGGCGCACCGGCACTTCTGGTAGGACTTTCTGTAGGGTGCGCGTCCATGAATATGGAAATAATATGTTGTATGTATATATTATGTTTTGAGTAGCTTTCTATTCTCATTCTGCTCTTTTTCAGTTGCTGGTTATCGGTATACGAGTCTGTAATATGGTGGTTAGTAGGACCAATCGTTATTATGTCGGTTTTGAATCTTCTGATACTGTTCCTGTCAGTGAAGGCTGCTTTCACGATAAAGGACCATGTTCTAGGATTTGGAAATCTTCGAACGCTGCTGTGGCTTTCTGTAGTGTCATTACCTTTAATGGGTATTATGTGGGTTCTTGCAGTGTTAGCCGCATCCGAAAGTTCGCAAACGTTAAAAGTTTTGCTTTCAGTAGTTGTAATCATACATGCGTTTTTTTCCATAATTGGGTACTGCATAATAAATAAGCGTGTGCGAGAAAATCTCCACAGAACATTGTTGAGATGCCTAGGAAGAAAAGTTCCTCTGCTTGATTCATCTTTAGCAGTCAGCAGTAGCTCTCAAAACATTGGACAAACTCCAAAAACTCCTGGATTTGCAAGCCAATACGAGACTGCACGAAGGAATATAGGAATTAGCACTTCCAGCACGACATCCAGAAGTACAGCCAAAACTAGTTCCAGCCCATATAGGTTTGCTATACTTAAGTTTATTGAAAAGATAAGTttgaatattaatttattttcacaggagtgatggacaatttcaacacaCATCGACGTCCACATCGAATTATAATTCTAACAGCGACGGGGTGCCTTCTTACATGCGTGGTTACGATGGAAAGGGAATGCGAAAATCAAAGAATCCAACGACGGTTCCCCGCACGCCAGGAAAGGACGACGTCATAGACGAGATTCAGATTCTGGAAGCGAAACAGATGGCAGAAGTTTGGAACTAGCATCCAGTCATTCGAGTGATGATGAAGAATCCCGTGTAGGTCGTAATAGTAGCACACATCGCAGTTCTGGTGTCTGCTCCACTGGATATCTCCCAAATATTACCGAACATGTAGTCACTACGCCACCAGAACTGCATGTTGTGCAGAGCCCTCAGGTATGTATCAAATCATTATTAAAGAATTataaaatatgaattaaaaaaaataaatcgttTTCCTGTTTTAGCTTTTTCCTAATGTCAATGCAACACGATGGTCGAGTCAAGTTCCAGAATCGTACTTGATTGCAACTAACGGTAATTATCATTCTCATCTTATCACTTTTGGACACGCATAGCAATATAGTATTATCAGGAATTTCAActgaagaaatctccaaaaatGTTATATTTTTCGGTATACAACTGTCCCGATAAGCAATATTTACCGGAATTTCCATAAAGCCACGAAAGGCTGGAAAAGTAGAAATCTTGCATAAGGCTAACATAACAACAATTTTGATATGGaattttcattgtttttgtCTGTACAGCACAAGAAATTTGGTGGCAGCATAGTCCTTTTCATAAGTACAATCaaaggaaattaattactatgtctgaaactcgatttgtgcaattgcacaatatgtgcaagatttagttcgaaaatgtACTGCatggtaaccacttccttcggtggagTTGCTTTCCCTACCAAGCTACGAATGATCTCCGTCGTTCTCCGCAGCTTAGGAGGCTACTGATGAGATCGAATCTCCAACACCAGGCACATAGTCGAACTCTcgaattatatttttaaaaccatCTCTTTTTCACGCATtgttttgtacaatgccaaccgaGTAGGATGAGTAGGAtctcaataattatcaaataaccctgctcgcagagcaagattacttttgacataattttgctcgtttttttgtcaacaaatgggcaagaGAGGGATGGGaagaacttcgagctacttcgagctgctcattggacagcactaatatcgaatcattttgcttCGTTGTCTTactggaattgctgggtagcaccagccaatCTTATTaccgggtgattttttaatttttgaactgtcacttttaagtttaattctccaaatgagacagaccctaagtatacgtaaaggctatatgatcactacaaaaccaaacttttaataaaaggctcggagacccataataTTATATGCCAATCGACTCAtctcgatgaattgaggtgatgtctgttatgTGTATGTACGTATGGGTGTATGTGTACTATATTTTGGTGgttaatgaaaattggccaaattggaccatcaccgctaggtggattgatcagggtTTTGCCTTATTAAACAGAAATTAGTTCAGTTCTATTATTGAAATGACTTAGACATACATTCTTCTCTTCAGCTGGTCGTTGGTCGCAAGATACTGGATCCGATAATGAGGCACATCCTCATAACTCTGGAATACAAAACATTCTACCGAATCCCGATTTAACGGATACATCATATTTACATCAAACTCGAATGAACATGCCACCTTCAATACTAGAAAATATCCAAGAAGGTTATAATTTCTCTAACCAAGATTTAAGACATAAAAAGTACAATGATCAAGGAAACGACACGTATGCAGATAGTTACAGAGATTACGAAGGAAATCATCAGCATGACACAATGCCTTATGTTACCGGTGGGGACTTAAATCACTTATCCGGTTCAACACAAGTTATCAACCATATGCGTTCGTACAACCATGAAAGCCCTTATGCTCTCAAAGAATCTCTATACGATAGATCTAGAACTCTTGGTTACAAGGCTGAATCTCAGTATATGTCGAAAGAGCGAATATCTTCAGATTTGTACAGTCCTAGATCAGATGCACATGGGTCCTTCAAATCCAGTGTTCAATCTTTATTGAAGAACGACTATCAACGTCACAAACAAGGTGCTGATTCGGACCGTATGTCGGAAGGTTCCGACAAAAACCCATACAACTTTCCTTACACCGCAGAAGAAGATCATTCAAGCCACACAACTACGAGATCGAACGATGGAACCAATCATGCAATGCACCGGTTCAACAACTCTTCTACAATTCAACCAATGGCGCCTTTGACTAATATAAACGATAATAACGAGTAAGTATCAATCTTCAATGTCCTCTCGTCTACTTTCTATGAACAACTTTATATAATTTCCTACTAAACAGATGGTGTTGGGAACGGCTAAAAAGCCTGGAATAAACTATACGTTGAAATATCATCGAAAACAAAGTAAGGTTTGAATTTGCATGGAATTGTAACATGATTTTAcattatacttttttttttaattgtatgcCTTATTTATTTCATTGTAACATTCACCTCATCTTACCTATTTTGAAACATTGACACAGATAttataatagttttttttttcctggtcGGGTATGCCACTGCCACTGCTGTGCCACGTAGATCTATTGTAGTAttccccgtatccttagtgtataAGCGCTGTTTGAAttactccattattattgataagcaatgcagtatcggtttcgatacagttcttgTTCTCAAGAGcatcatgacaaggtcccgctatttaaaTCCTTCACAGAGAGCTCATGTTTAAAGTGTATTAGATGGTGTTGTGTAATGAAATACAATATTTAAATTGGCAAAATCTATTGTAAGACCAGTTATTAGTACTAtatcatttaattccaccaagttgtaatctttacagatatgAGTTTTCGacttcgacctcaactgtaaggccgtctttgGTGTCTCGTTCTTGAAAAGTCGAGTGAAGTACGAGACCCTGAAGACGATCTTACAGTTGATGTCgaacgtatctgtaaagattacaacgtggtaGAATTAAATAAAGCTTGTACGGATCAGGCAATTGTTGAAAAGGTTAATGTAATAATTATTAGTATAAGATGAAATACGACTCTGTACAGCTGGATGCGGCGAGTGAGCCTTAAATAAacgaaataattaaaaaagaaGTAGTTGCTTTAATGCTTTCGTGTAGGAATAACACAATACAAAATCAAACAGCATGCACTAACTTCTATCCTACTCGAGTAGAtatataggctagatgtaccagttaaGGCTATAGcatcagttgtcgcactagtgctttatatgtcaaatggccaatcaaatcaccgcaaaccaagttcatatcgataaagcatattcatatgatacgataacacctttgatttccaccaaaacaagcaaagcataatttaaaaaaatgattttgtttaatttttgacgtcctttgcaccagttgtcgcactagtggtcccaatttggccattcccataagaaaacaatgggatttgccaagtAAGGAACCAAAACTAAGAATAGTGCCAtgactggtgcatgcgttcctattatggattaatcaattttgaggataataacgaatttcattgtggttttcacagctgttctaaggagcaggaagtaaaacttTTCGCTtcatatataaagtccacccacatttctttttcttattgttttttaaatagttgttcttatgtatggcgacaattggtacacccaccctatataTCATATATCCATACAGTATTACAgtgttttcctttttctttttgtttttcttagCGGACCGAACGATGATGACGAAACAACTGTGTAAGAGTTCAATTAATCTTATCAGTTTTCTCAAATGAACCGTCACTTAATACATAAAATTTCTCAG comes from Armigeres subalbatus isolate Guangzhou_Male chromosome 2, GZ_Asu_2, whole genome shotgun sequence and encodes:
- the LOC134211734 gene encoding LOW QUALITY PROTEIN: protocadherin-like wing polarity protein stan (The sequence of the model RefSeq protein was modified relative to this genomic sequence to represent the inferred CDS: inserted 1 base in 1 codon; deleted 2 bases in 1 codon), producing the protein MSDHDNLETLDEHPEIIMSIDENPFETSNPPDTVVLSSGTANNEATYGIDETVYTKIRKRSVSKLQSDTSILDKPIEYRPLGSPHLPQPIKLQMWLHIPRNWFGPRSNPQCVRWNAHVNLWTRLGCQTDIPDYESLATNESVFINCTCSQISSYAVLVDVIDPEIIPEPSLLVQITSFSAFLISLPVLFSVIISLALLRGLQTNSNTIHQNLLFCIFYRRDAIFVGIQARKELVDNEFSCKLVAIVLHYAWLASFAWTTVDCVHLYRMLTEMRDINHGPMGFYYTLGYGAPALLVGLSVGXRVHEYGNNMFCWLSVYESVIWWLVGPIVIMSVLNLLILFLSVKAAFTIKDHVLGFGNLRTLLWLSVVSLPLMGIMWVLAVLAASESSQTLKVLLSVVVIIHAFFSIIGYCIINKRVRENLHRTLLRCLGRKVPLLDSSLAVSSSSQNIGQTPKTPGFASQYETARRNIGISTSSTTSRSTAKTSSSPYRSDGQFQHTSTSTSNYNSNSDGVPSYMRGYDGKGMRKSKNPTTVPHARKGRRHRRDSDSGSETDGRSLELASSHSSDDEESRVGRNSSTHRSSGVCSTGYLPNITEHVVTTPPELHVVQSPQLFPNVNATRWSSQVPESYLIATNAGRWSQDTGSDNEAHPHNSGIQNILPNPDLTDTSYLHQTRMNMPPSILENIQEGYNFSNQDLRHKKYNDQGNDTYADSYRDYEGNHQHDTMPYVTGGDLNHLSGSTQVINHMRSYNHESPYALKESLYDRSRTLGYKAESQYMSKERISSDLYSPRSDAHGSFKSSVQSLLKNDYQRHKQGADSDRMSEGSDKNPYNFPYTAEEDHSSHTTTRSNDGTNHAMHRFNNSSTIQPMAPLTNINDNNEWCWERLKSLE